A single region of the Nocardioides aquaticus genome encodes:
- the coaD gene encoding pantetheine-phosphate adenylyltransferase, giving the protein MSRAVCPGTFDPVHHGHLDVVTRAARLFDEVVVAVGVNPSKNRLFDDGERIAMLERACADLPGVRVIGFTGLLTDLCAEQDAQALVKGLRGAGDFEYEAQMAGMNARQTGVDTVFLPTDPRWSFVASSLLKEVAGLGGDVRGLLPDFVHEALLDRLAERAARSER; this is encoded by the coding sequence ATGAGCCGCGCCGTGTGCCCCGGCACCTTCGACCCCGTCCACCACGGTCACCTCGACGTGGTCACCCGCGCCGCCCGCCTCTTCGACGAGGTCGTCGTCGCCGTCGGGGTGAACCCCTCGAAGAACCGCCTCTTCGACGACGGCGAGCGGATCGCGATGCTGGAGCGGGCCTGCGCCGACCTGCCCGGCGTCCGCGTGATCGGCTTCACCGGGCTGCTCACCGACCTGTGCGCCGAGCAGGACGCCCAGGCGCTGGTCAAGGGGCTGCGCGGCGCGGGGGACTTCGAGTACGAGGCCCAGATGGCCGGCATGAACGCCCGCCAGACCGGCGTCGACACGGTCTTCCTGCCCACCGACCCGCGGTGGTCGTTCGTGGCCTCCAGCCTCCTCAAGGAGGTCGCCGGCCTCGGCGGCGACGTCCGGGGCCTGCTGCCCGACTTCGTCCACGAGGCACTCCTCGACCGGCTCGCCGAGCGGGCGGCGCGGAGCGAGCGATGA
- the rpmF gene encoding 50S ribosomal protein L32, producing the protein MAVPKRKMSRSNTRHRRSQWKAVAPTLVTCANPACGEQHLPHRACSACGQYGARGARRQVL; encoded by the coding sequence ATGGCTGTCCCGAAGCGCAAGATGTCGCGCAGCAACACGCGGCACCGCCGCTCGCAGTGGAAGGCCGTGGCGCCGACCCTGGTCACGTGCGCCAACCCGGCCTGCGGCGAGCAGCACCTGCCCCACCGTGCCTGCTCGGCCTGCGGCCAGTACGGCGCCCGCGGCGCCCGCCGCCAGGTGCTCTGA
- a CDS encoding ATP-dependent DNA helicase RecG, producing the protein MIALSTPVAAVMGDKKAKREKVEKGLGLRTVGDLLAHHPRRYLRTGELTRVADLQEGQLLTVIGEIVHSKVHSYTDRRTGKPAFRLETRLRTSGPSLSMTFFAKSAHVSKWQAGRLEVGRTGLFLGKAGRFRDEWQLTNPTMLVFGWVDEEETRATADQIRGLYPLYPLTRGVDHWDLQRAVTFARSVVDELPEVVPPAVRERYDVLDAHQALEWIHAPDEQDQVARARRRYRFEEALVTQVVLGRRRRAVMALGARPRDGGDGELLAAFDARLPFELTGGQQRIGDEVAADLARPHPMSRLLQGEVGSGKTLVALRAMLRVVDSGGQAALLAPTEVLAQQHHRSISAMLGDLADGGALGSPAGATRVELLTGSMSTARRRETLLRLASGEAGLVVGTHALLEDRVSFADLGLVVVDEQHRFGVEQRAALTDKAGTPPHVLVMTATPIPRTVAMTVFGDLEVSTLRELPAGRAPVQTTAVYLTDNPDWLDRVWKRVAEEVAAGHRVYVVCPRISPDVQEPGQHDAPEELPEVDPFEDDLFDDPEGGPPPPPRVPPPPPAAVDEVAAMLREGPLRGLRVGVLHGRMPADEKDRQMTAFAAGTTDVLVATTVVEVGVDVPEATAMVLLDADRFGVSQLHQLRGRVGRGGLPGLCLLISHALPGTPARERLDAVAGTRDGFELSRVDLEQRREGDVLGRSQAGGRSGLQVLRVLRDEQTITEAREAAEDLLDTDPGLSGAPDLARAVEELERSTASDYMDKS; encoded by the coding sequence GTGATCGCGCTGAGCACCCCGGTCGCCGCGGTGATGGGGGACAAGAAGGCCAAGCGGGAGAAGGTCGAGAAGGGCCTCGGCCTGCGCACGGTCGGCGACCTGCTCGCCCACCACCCGCGCCGCTACCTGCGCACCGGGGAGCTGACCCGGGTGGCCGACCTGCAGGAGGGGCAGCTGCTGACGGTGATCGGGGAGATCGTCCACAGCAAGGTGCACTCCTACACCGACCGCCGCACCGGCAAGCCGGCCTTCCGGCTGGAGACGCGGCTCAGGACCTCCGGGCCGTCGCTCTCGATGACGTTCTTCGCCAAGAGCGCGCACGTCTCGAAGTGGCAGGCCGGGCGCCTGGAGGTCGGCCGGACCGGCCTCTTCCTGGGCAAGGCCGGTCGCTTCCGCGACGAGTGGCAGCTGACCAACCCCACGATGCTGGTCTTCGGCTGGGTCGACGAGGAGGAGACCCGGGCCACGGCCGACCAGATCCGCGGGCTCTACCCGCTCTACCCGCTGACCAGGGGTGTCGACCACTGGGACCTCCAGCGGGCCGTCACCTTCGCGCGCTCCGTGGTCGACGAGCTGCCCGAGGTCGTCCCGCCGGCGGTGCGCGAGCGCTACGACGTGCTCGACGCCCACCAGGCACTGGAGTGGATCCACGCCCCCGACGAGCAGGACCAGGTGGCGCGGGCGCGGCGCCGCTACCGGTTCGAGGAGGCCCTGGTCACCCAGGTCGTCCTCGGTCGGCGGCGGCGGGCCGTGATGGCCCTGGGCGCGCGGCCCCGCGACGGCGGCGACGGCGAGCTGCTGGCCGCCTTCGACGCCCGGCTGCCCTTCGAGCTCACCGGGGGGCAGCAGCGGATCGGCGACGAGGTCGCCGCCGACCTGGCCCGCCCGCACCCGATGAGCCGGCTGCTGCAGGGCGAGGTCGGCTCCGGCAAGACCCTCGTCGCGCTGCGGGCGATGCTGCGCGTGGTCGACTCCGGCGGGCAGGCGGCCCTGCTGGCCCCGACCGAGGTGCTCGCCCAGCAGCACCACCGCTCGATCAGCGCCATGCTCGGGGACCTCGCCGACGGCGGGGCCCTGGGCAGCCCCGCGGGGGCCACCCGGGTCGAGCTGCTGACCGGGTCGATGAGCACCGCGCGGCGCCGCGAGACCCTGCTGCGCCTGGCCAGCGGCGAGGCCGGGCTCGTCGTCGGCACCCACGCCCTGCTCGAGGACCGGGTCTCCTTCGCCGACCTCGGCCTCGTGGTGGTCGACGAGCAGCACCGCTTCGGCGTCGAGCAGCGTGCTGCGCTCACCGACAAGGCCGGCACCCCGCCGCACGTGCTGGTGATGACGGCGACCCCGATCCCCAGGACGGTCGCGATGACCGTCTTCGGCGACCTCGAGGTCTCCACGCTGCGCGAGCTGCCCGCCGGTCGGGCGCCGGTGCAGACGACCGCGGTGTACCTGACCGACAACCCCGACTGGCTGGACCGGGTCTGGAAGCGGGTCGCCGAGGAGGTCGCGGCCGGGCACCGCGTCTACGTGGTGTGCCCCCGGATCAGCCCGGACGTCCAGGAGCCGGGCCAGCACGACGCCCCCGAGGAGCTGCCGGAGGTCGACCCGTTCGAGGACGACCTCTTCGACGACCCCGAGGGCGGCCCCCCGCCCCCGCCGCGGGTGCCGCCCCCGCCTCCGGCCGCTGTCGACGAGGTCGCCGCGATGCTGCGCGAGGGCCCGCTGCGCGGCCTGCGCGTCGGGGTGCTGCACGGGCGGATGCCGGCCGACGAGAAGGACCGGCAGATGACCGCCTTCGCCGCCGGCACCACCGACGTCCTCGTGGCCACCACCGTCGTCGAGGTCGGCGTCGACGTCCCCGAGGCCACCGCGATGGTGCTGCTCGACGCGGACCGGTTCGGCGTCTCGCAGCTGCACCAGCTGCGCGGACGCGTCGGGCGCGGCGGGCTGCCCGGCCTGTGCCTGCTCATCTCCCACGCGCTCCCCGGCACCCCGGCGCGCGAGCGCCTGGACGCCGTCGCCGGCACCCGGGACGGCTTCGAGCTGAGCCGGGTGGACCTCGAGCAGCGCCGCGAGGGCGACGTCCTCGGCCGTTCCCAGGCGGGGGGCCGCTCGGGGCTGCAGGTGCTGCGCGTGCTGCGCGACGAGCAGACGATCACCGAGGCCCGCGAGGCCGCCGAGGACCTGCTCGACACCGACCCCGGGCTGAGCGGCGCGCCCGACCTGGCCCGTGCCGTCGAGGAACTCGAGCGCTCGACGGCCTCGGACTACATGGACAAGTCGTGA
- the rnc gene encoding ribonuclease III: MPARPAASTAPAAPAARCSEPDPALTTYPALRSALGDPVLDAGLLERALTHRSYAYEHGGLPTNERLEFLGDSVLGVVVTETLYLTHPDLSEGRLAKLRAAVVNARALAGVGRQIGVGEHVKLGRGEEATGGREKASILSDTVEALIGAIHLSGGGLEASAQVVHMLFDPLMEQASALGAGLDWKTSLQELSAELGLGVPEYVIEDDGPDHMKTFTAQVRVGDALYGNGAGRSKKEAEQSAAETAYGELAPAAGEPLAVTPVVTPASPVPSGD; this comes from the coding sequence GTGCCTGCTCGGCCTGCGGCCAGTACGGCGCCCGCGGCGCCCGCCGCCAGGTGCTCTGAGCCGGACCCCGCGCTGACCACCTACCCGGCTCTGCGCTCGGCGCTCGGCGATCCCGTCCTGGACGCCGGGCTGCTCGAGCGCGCCCTCACGCACCGCTCGTACGCCTACGAGCACGGGGGCCTGCCGACCAACGAGCGGCTGGAGTTCCTCGGTGACTCCGTGCTCGGCGTGGTGGTCACCGAGACGCTCTACCTGACCCACCCCGACCTGTCCGAGGGGCGGCTGGCCAAGCTCCGCGCGGCCGTCGTCAACGCCCGGGCCCTGGCCGGGGTGGGTCGGCAGATCGGTGTCGGCGAGCACGTGAAGCTGGGCCGCGGCGAGGAGGCCACCGGTGGCCGGGAGAAGGCCTCGATCCTCTCCGACACCGTCGAGGCACTGATCGGCGCGATCCACCTCAGCGGCGGCGGCCTGGAGGCCTCCGCTCAGGTCGTCCACATGCTCTTCGACCCGCTGATGGAGCAGGCCTCCGCGCTGGGCGCCGGCCTCGACTGGAAGACGTCGCTGCAGGAGCTCTCCGCCGAGCTCGGCCTCGGCGTGCCGGAGTACGTCATCGAGGACGACGGGCCGGACCACATGAAGACCTTCACCGCCCAGGTCCGTGTCGGCGACGCGCTCTACGGCAACGGTGCGGGCCGGTCGAAGAAGGAGGCCGAGCAGTCGGCCGCCGAGACCGCCTACGGCGAGCTCGCACCGGCCGCCGGCGAGCCGCTGGCGGTCACCCCGGTCGTCACCCCCGCGTCGCCCGTCCCCTCCGGCGACTGA
- a CDS encoding YceD family protein yields the protein MKTLSTLDPRAPLVLDTRELGRRPGSQREVSRTAPAPADLGIEVLSVVEGSPVELDLRLEAVMEGVLVTGTAHADLVGECVRCLEPLHDEIDVDLQDLFVYADKHDQRAPDDDDQDVRVLEDDLLDLEPLLRDAVVLALPFQPLCRDDCPGLCPDCGTRLADDPDHHHEDPIDPRWAGLTALAEPEKP from the coding sequence GTGAAGACCCTGAGCACCCTGGACCCGCGAGCGCCGCTCGTGCTCGACACCCGCGAGCTCGGCCGTCGACCCGGGTCCCAGCGCGAGGTGTCCCGCACCGCCCCGGCGCCGGCAGATCTGGGCATCGAGGTCCTCTCGGTCGTCGAAGGGTCACCGGTCGAGCTCGACCTGCGGCTCGAGGCGGTCATGGAGGGCGTCCTGGTCACCGGGACCGCGCACGCCGACCTCGTCGGCGAGTGCGTGCGGTGCCTGGAGCCGCTGCACGACGAGATCGACGTGGACCTGCAGGACCTGTTCGTCTACGCCGACAAGCACGACCAGCGTGCCCCGGACGACGACGACCAGGACGTCCGGGTGCTGGAGGACGACCTGCTCGACCTGGAGCCGCTGCTGCGGGACGCGGTGGTGCTCGCACTACCCTTCCAACCGTTGTGCCGCGACGACTGCCCCGGCCTGTGCCCCGACTGCGGGACGCGCCTGGCGGACGACCCGGACCACCACCACGAGGACCCGATCGACCCGCGGTGGGCCGGCCTCACCGCCCTGGCGGAGCCCGAGAAGCCCTGA
- the mutM gene encoding bifunctional DNA-formamidopyrimidine glycosylase/DNA-(apurinic or apyrimidinic site) lyase yields MPELPEVEVVRAGLERHVVGRTVERVEVLHPRPVRRDPGGPEGFAAALSGRVIEGARRRGKYLWLPLDGGDALLGHLGMSGQMLVQPRDAAPERHLRVRMVLDGPRELRFVDQRMFGGLSMSPGGAELPPEIAHIARDPIDPAFDDAEFVARLRRRTSGVKRLLLDQGLVSGVGNIYADESLWRSRLHGERPGDGLTRAQAWELLGHVRAVMGEALAQGGTSFDALYVNVNGQSGYFDRSLDAYGQEGRPCRRCGTPIRRVAFMNRSSFFCGVCQPVPRRRRVRPATAAVPD; encoded by the coding sequence GTGCCGGAGCTCCCCGAGGTCGAGGTCGTCCGCGCCGGGCTCGAGCGCCACGTCGTGGGCCGCACCGTCGAGCGGGTCGAGGTGCTGCACCCCCGCCCGGTGCGGCGCGACCCCGGTGGGCCCGAGGGCTTCGCCGCCGCGCTGAGCGGGCGTGTCATCGAGGGCGCCCGGCGCCGCGGCAAGTACCTGTGGCTGCCGCTCGACGGCGGTGACGCCCTGCTCGGACACCTCGGGATGAGCGGTCAGATGCTCGTCCAGCCCCGCGACGCCGCTCCGGAGCGGCACCTGCGGGTGCGGATGGTGCTCGACGGGCCCCGCGAGCTCCGGTTCGTCGACCAGCGGATGTTCGGCGGCCTGTCGATGTCGCCCGGGGGCGCCGAGCTGCCGCCGGAGATCGCCCACATCGCGCGCGACCCGATCGACCCGGCGTTCGACGACGCCGAGTTCGTGGCCCGGCTGCGCCGACGCACCTCGGGGGTCAAGCGGCTGCTGCTCGACCAGGGGCTGGTCTCCGGCGTCGGCAACATCTACGCCGACGAGTCCCTGTGGCGCAGCCGCCTGCACGGCGAGCGCCCCGGCGACGGGCTCACGCGCGCCCAGGCCTGGGAGCTGCTCGGTCACGTCCGGGCGGTGATGGGGGAGGCGCTGGCCCAGGGCGGCACCTCCTTCGACGCGCTCTACGTCAACGTCAACGGCCAGTCCGGCTACTTCGACCGCTCCCTCGACGCCTACGGCCAGGAGGGTCGGCCCTGCCGACGGTGCGGGACCCCGATCCGCCGGGTCGCCTTCATGAACCGCTCGTCGTTCTTCTGCGGGGTCTGCCAGCCCGTCCCGCGTCGGCGCCGGGTCCGCCCGGCGACTGCCGCGGTCCCGGATTGA
- the rsmD gene encoding 16S rRNA (guanine(966)-N(2))-methyltransferase RsmD has translation MTRVIAGSAGGRRLRTPPGDRTRPTSDRVREALFSALEVVWGGWGGLRVLDLYAGSGALGLETLSRGAAALTAVEHDRATARLVAGNARDLGLGGLTEVVTGSVGTVLDRGPGERAAFDLVLADPPYPRSEEDLARDLRALPAWLADDALVVLERSSRSPEPPWPTGWEAERSRRYGETVLWYGRAALPSRPEDA, from the coding sequence GTGACCCGGGTCATCGCGGGCAGCGCCGGCGGGCGTCGCCTCCGCACCCCGCCCGGCGACCGCACCCGCCCCACCAGCGACCGGGTGCGGGAGGCGCTCTTCTCGGCGCTCGAGGTGGTCTGGGGCGGCTGGGGCGGCCTGCGGGTCCTCGACCTGTACGCCGGGTCCGGCGCGCTCGGCCTGGAGACGCTGTCGCGCGGAGCGGCGGCGCTGACCGCCGTCGAGCACGACCGCGCGACCGCCCGGCTCGTGGCCGGCAACGCCCGCGACCTCGGTCTCGGCGGGCTCACCGAGGTCGTCACGGGCTCCGTCGGCACGGTCCTGGACCGGGGGCCGGGGGAGCGGGCCGCCTTCGACCTGGTGCTGGCCGACCCGCCGTACCCCCGCTCGGAGGAGGACCTCGCCCGCGACCTCCGGGCCCTGCCCGCCTGGCTGGCCGACGACGCGCTCGTCGTCCTCGAGCGCTCCTCGCGCAGCCCCGAACCGCCCTGGCCGACCGGGTGGGAGGCCGAGCGCTCCCGGCGCTACGGCGAGACCGTGCTCTGGTACGGTCGCGCCGCCCTGCCGTCGAGACCCGAGGACGCGTGA